Proteins encoded in a region of the Pseudomonas sp. GOM7 genome:
- the rlmM gene encoding 23S rRNA (cytidine(2498)-2'-O)-methyltransferase RlmM — MNTLFLHCRPGFEGEVCAEMADLAAQLEVAGYPKSKPGSACAEFVCSEADGAERLMRQTRFHRLIFPRQWARGAFVSLPDSDRISVLLEALADYPVCGSLWLEVLDSNEGKELSTFCKKFEAPLRKALIKAGKLVEDAQKPRLLLTFKSGREVFAGIAEAGNGAMWPMGIPRLKFPREAPSRSTLKLEEAWHHFIPREQWDQRLAPGMTAVDLGAAPGGWTWQLVNREIRVTAVDNGPMAESLMYSGFVVHQRADGFTFRPRHPVHWMVCDIVEKPARTAALIETWLGEGLCREAVVNLKLPMKQRYAEVRRLLSRIEAGLAERGLKVSIGCKQLYHDREEVTCHLRRLGK; from the coding sequence ATGAATACCCTGTTTCTGCATTGCCGCCCCGGTTTCGAGGGCGAGGTGTGCGCCGAGATGGCCGACCTCGCCGCGCAACTGGAGGTTGCCGGCTATCCCAAGAGCAAACCCGGCAGCGCCTGCGCCGAGTTCGTCTGCAGCGAGGCCGATGGCGCCGAGCGCTTGATGCGTCAGACCCGTTTCCATCGCCTGATCTTCCCGCGGCAGTGGGCGCGCGGTGCCTTCGTCAGCCTGCCGGACAGCGATCGCATCAGTGTTTTGCTCGAAGCCCTGGCCGACTATCCGGTGTGTGGCAGCCTGTGGCTGGAGGTGCTCGACAGCAACGAAGGCAAGGAGCTGTCGACCTTCTGCAAGAAGTTCGAGGCGCCGCTGCGCAAGGCACTGATCAAGGCCGGCAAGCTGGTGGAGGATGCGCAGAAGCCGCGCCTGCTGCTGACCTTCAAGAGTGGCCGCGAGGTGTTCGCCGGCATCGCCGAGGCCGGTAACGGCGCGATGTGGCCGATGGGCATTCCCCGCCTGAAGTTCCCGCGCGAGGCACCCAGCCGCTCCACCCTCAAACTGGAGGAAGCCTGGCACCATTTCATTCCGCGTGAGCAGTGGGATCAGCGCTTGGCGCCGGGCATGACCGCCGTGGATCTGGGCGCCGCCCCAGGTGGCTGGACCTGGCAACTGGTCAATCGGGAAATCCGTGTGACCGCCGTGGACAACGGGCCCATGGCGGAAAGCCTGATGTATTCCGGCTTCGTGGTGCATCAGCGCGCCGATGGCTTCACTTTCCGCCCGCGCCATCCGGTGCACTGGATGGTCTGCGATATCGTCGAGAAGCCGGCGCGCACTGCCGCGCTGATCGAAACCTGGCTGGGGGAGGGGTTGTGCCGCGAGGCGGTGGTCAACCTCAAGCTGCCGATGAAGCAGCGATACGCCGAGGTCAGACGCCTGCTCAGCCGCATCGAGGCGGGGTTGGCCGAGCGCGGTCTGAAGGTCAGCATCGGGTGCAAGCAGCTCTATCACGACCGCGAGGAAGTGACCTGCCATTTGCGTCGGCTCGGTAAGTGA
- the tusA gene encoding sulfurtransferase TusA — MSDVLTFNHDDLLDASGLNCPEPVMMLHNKVRDLAPGGLLKVIATDPSTRRDIPKFCVFLGHELLGQAEEDGSYLYWIRKKAD, encoded by the coding sequence ATGTCCGATGTCCTGACCTTCAACCATGATGACCTGCTCGATGCCAGCGGCCTGAACTGCCCCGAGCCGGTGATGATGCTGCACAACAAGGTGCGCGACCTGGCCCCCGGTGGCCTGCTCAAGGTGATCGCCACCGACCCCTCCACCCGCCGCGACATTCCCAAGTTCTGCGTGTTTCTCGGTCACGAGCTGCTTGGCCAGGCCGAGGAAGATGGCAGCTACCTGTACTGGATTCGCAAGAAGGCCGATTAG
- a CDS encoding DUF3080 domain-containing protein produces MEDSASGAYTAVMTRLLLLLCLLLLNACTPGDDSLALQRDYLQRLDTALQGDGFSAFEPSSLSQYRLPPRRQRLLELPEIRIGLLDLLIDAHHCPHLQQLISQRNSSLGKQLVPSQRLGYEGDLLRAIDACLPALPADATLKTTLQQLATEKRQQLPAVFWNALNGSPEFEHYLRFADQALPANLNEDSAALDALQQLASIGAGLPERLPPNATKLEPLFFALYASEQGGQLITSLASLRHSLDSGSDLLEQRQAQRPACPQGRPTPRGRILQNIFVKFYAGGLQPYLALVDQRGQHWQAALLQLQAIEGIPPATDDYLQRLAGAQDSLWQAFRAATARHVKAWQTLLNSCGLAPGQAGWSRGV; encoded by the coding sequence ATGGAGGACAGCGCCAGCGGCGCCTACACTGCCGTGATGACACGCCTTCTCCTGCTGCTCTGCCTCCTTCTGCTGAATGCCTGCACGCCGGGCGACGACAGCCTGGCGCTGCAACGCGACTACCTGCAACGCCTCGATACCGCGCTGCAGGGCGACGGCTTCAGCGCCTTCGAGCCGAGCAGCCTGAGCCAGTACCGCCTGCCGCCACGGCGCCAACGCCTGCTCGAGTTACCGGAAATACGTATCGGCTTGCTCGATCTGCTGATCGACGCCCACCACTGCCCGCACCTGCAGCAATTGATCAGCCAGCGCAACAGCAGCCTCGGCAAGCAACTGGTGCCCAGCCAGCGCCTGGGCTACGAAGGCGACCTGCTGCGCGCCATCGACGCCTGTCTGCCGGCCCTGCCGGCAGATGCCACGCTCAAGACCACCCTGCAGCAGTTGGCTACTGAGAAACGCCAGCAACTGCCCGCCGTGTTCTGGAACGCGCTCAACGGCAGCCCGGAGTTCGAGCACTATCTGCGTTTCGCCGACCAGGCCCTGCCCGCGAACCTGAACGAGGACAGCGCCGCCCTCGACGCTCTGCAGCAACTGGCAAGCATCGGCGCTGGCCTGCCCGAACGGTTGCCGCCCAACGCCACGAAGCTGGAACCGCTGTTCTTCGCCCTCTACGCCAGCGAACAGGGCGGACAACTGATCACCAGCCTGGCCAGCCTGCGCCATAGCCTGGATAGCGGCAGCGACCTGCTGGAGCAGCGCCAGGCGCAACGGCCGGCCTGCCCCCAGGGGCGGCCGACACCACGTGGGCGCATCCTGCAGAACATCTTCGTCAAGTTCTATGCCGGCGGCCTCCAGCCCTACCTGGCTCTGGTGGATCAGCGCGGTCAGCACTGGCAGGCGGCACTGCTGCAATTACAGGCCATAGAAGGCATCCCGCCCGCCACCGACGACTATCTGCAGCGCCTGGCCGGCGCGCAGGATTCGTTATGGCAGGCGTTCCGCGCAGCCACGGCGCGCCACGTCAAGGCCTGGCAGACACTGCTCAATAGCTGTGGGCTGGCACCTGGGCAAGCGGGATGGAGTCGCGGGGTTTAA
- a CDS encoding MATE family efflux transporter has protein sequence MPSENRLGRVRTELRSLLVLATPIIIAQLAHTAMGFVDTLMAGRVSPEDLAAVALGNSIWVPVFLLMTGILLATTPKVAQRFGAGEEAAIGPLVRQALWLALAVGVSAAALLWNGEFILRVMDVDPLLIAPTMGYLRAVACGFPAVALYHVLRCYSDGLGHTRPSMVLGILGLLLNIPANYIFIYGKFGLPAMGGVGCGWATALVMIFMLLGLMTWVKWAPYYRASELFAHFDWPKWNVIQRLLAIGVPIGVAVFAESSIFAVIALLIGGLGATVVAGHQIALNFSSMVFMIPYSLAMAATVRVGQALGRGQPREARFAAGVSMGAALAYACLSASLIFLLREQIAQIYTPDKAVIAVAATLIVYSALFQFSDAIQVTAAGALRGYQDTRITMLLTLFAYWGIGLPVGYALGLSDWLGEPSGPSGLWQGLVVGLTGAALMLSIRLARSARKRIRRAR, from the coding sequence ATGCCCAGCGAAAACCGCCTGGGGCGCGTGCGCACGGAACTGCGCAGCCTGCTCGTCCTGGCCACCCCCATCATCATCGCCCAGTTGGCCCATACCGCCATGGGTTTCGTCGACACTCTCATGGCCGGGCGCGTCAGCCCGGAGGATCTGGCCGCCGTGGCGCTGGGCAACTCGATCTGGGTGCCGGTGTTCCTGCTGATGACCGGCATCCTTCTGGCCACCACGCCCAAGGTGGCGCAGCGCTTCGGCGCCGGTGAGGAGGCAGCCATCGGCCCGCTGGTACGCCAGGCACTGTGGCTGGCTCTGGCCGTGGGCGTCAGCGCTGCAGCCTTGCTGTGGAACGGCGAATTCATCCTGCGCGTCATGGATGTCGACCCGCTGCTGATCGCCCCGACCATGGGCTATCTACGTGCGGTGGCCTGCGGCTTTCCGGCGGTGGCGCTGTACCACGTGTTGCGCTGCTACAGCGATGGCCTGGGCCACACCCGGCCAAGCATGGTGCTGGGCATTCTCGGCCTGCTGCTGAACATCCCGGCCAACTATATCTTCATCTACGGCAAGTTCGGCCTGCCGGCCATGGGCGGCGTCGGCTGCGGCTGGGCCACGGCGCTGGTAATGATCTTCATGCTACTCGGCCTGATGACCTGGGTGAAATGGGCGCCCTACTACCGCGCCAGTGAGCTGTTCGCCCATTTCGACTGGCCAAAGTGGAACGTAATCCAGCGTCTGCTGGCCATCGGAGTCCCCATTGGCGTGGCGGTGTTCGCCGAGTCGAGCATCTTTGCGGTGATCGCCCTGCTCATCGGCGGCCTCGGCGCCACCGTGGTGGCGGGCCACCAGATCGCGCTGAATTTCAGCTCCATGGTGTTCATGATCCCCTACTCCCTGGCCATGGCCGCCACCGTGCGCGTGGGCCAGGCGCTGGGCCGTGGCCAGCCGCGCGAGGCGCGCTTCGCCGCCGGGGTGAGCATGGGCGCGGCCCTGGCCTACGCCTGCCTGTCAGCCAGCCTGATATTCCTCCTGCGCGAACAGATCGCGCAGATCTACACCCCGGACAAGGCAGTGATCGCGGTGGCCGCGACGCTGATCGTCTACTCGGCGCTGTTCCAGTTCTCCGACGCCATCCAGGTCACGGCCGCTGGCGCCCTGCGCGGCTACCAGGACACGCGCATCACCATGCTGCTGACCCTGTTCGCCTACTGGGGCATCGGTCTGCCGGTGGGCTATGCGCTGGGGTTGTCCGACTGGCTGGGCGAGCCCAGTGGCCCGAGCGGCCTGTGGCAAGGCTTGGTGGTGGGCCTGACCGGCGCAGCCCTGATGCTCAGCATCCGCCTGGCGCGCAGCGCACGCAAACGCATCCGCCGCGCGCGCTGA
- the pdxB gene encoding 4-phosphoerythronate dehydrogenase PdxB produces MQIVADENIPLLDEFFAGFGDIRRLPGRAITAQDVCDADLLLVRSVTRVDRALLASSRVRFVGTCTIGTDHLDLEYFAQAGIAWSSAPGCNARGVVDYVLSSVLTLAEREGVDPASRVYGVVGAGQVGGRLVELLQGLGWQVRVCDPPRQADEGGDFVSLETIIAECDVISLHTPLDASTRHLFDTARLAALKPGAWLINASRGAVVDNAALRALLPQRPDLKVVLDVWEGEPQVDVELAALCQLATPHIAGYSLDGKLRGTAQIYQACCRTLGVPEQVRLNDLLPTPWLSEITLNGSADPTWVLASLCRAVYDPRRDDADFRRSLVGGAEARRAAFDRLRKHYPMRREIDGLRVRVQGDSGQLAALVRALGGTLA; encoded by the coding sequence ATGCAGATAGTCGCCGACGAAAACATTCCCCTGCTCGATGAGTTCTTTGCCGGCTTCGGCGACATCCGCCGTCTGCCGGGTCGCGCCATCACCGCGCAGGACGTGTGTGACGCCGATCTGTTGCTGGTGCGTTCGGTCACCCGCGTCGATCGGGCGCTGCTGGCCAGCAGTCGGGTGCGCTTCGTCGGTACCTGCACCATCGGCACCGATCATCTGGATCTCGAGTACTTCGCCCAGGCTGGCATCGCCTGGAGCAGTGCGCCGGGCTGCAACGCCCGTGGCGTGGTGGATTACGTGCTGAGCAGCGTGCTGACCCTGGCCGAGCGCGAAGGCGTCGATCCGGCCTCGCGGGTCTATGGTGTGGTGGGCGCCGGGCAGGTCGGTGGGCGGTTGGTCGAGCTGCTGCAGGGGCTGGGCTGGCAGGTGCGGGTGTGCGACCCGCCGCGCCAGGCCGACGAGGGCGGTGATTTCGTCAGCCTGGAAACCATCATCGCCGAGTGCGATGTGATCAGCCTGCACACGCCGCTGGATGCCTCGACGCGGCATCTGTTCGATACGGCGCGCCTGGCTGCACTTAAACCTGGCGCCTGGCTGATCAACGCCAGCCGTGGCGCGGTGGTGGACAACGCCGCCTTGCGCGCGCTGCTGCCGCAGCGCCCTGACCTCAAGGTCGTGCTGGATGTCTGGGAAGGCGAGCCACAGGTCGATGTCGAGCTGGCCGCGCTGTGCCAGTTGGCCACGCCGCATATCGCCGGTTACAGCCTGGACGGCAAGCTGCGTGGCACGGCGCAGATCTACCAGGCTTGCTGCCGGACGCTCGGCGTACCCGAGCAGGTGCGCCTGAACGACCTGTTGCCGACGCCCTGGCTGAGCGAGATCACCCTAAATGGCAGCGCCGATCCGACCTGGGTGCTGGCCAGCCTGTGCCGCGCGGTGTACGACCCGCGCCGTGACGACGCGGATTTTCGCCGTAGCCTGGTGGGTGGTGCCGAAGCGCGGCGGGCGGCCTTCGACCGGCTGCGCAAGCATTACCCGATGCGGCGTGAGATCGATGGTTTGCGGGTGAGGGTTCAGGGGGATTCAGGCCAGTTGGCCGCTTTGGTGCGAGCCCTGGGGGGCACGCTGGCCTGA